The proteins below are encoded in one region of Ostrea edulis chromosome 3, xbOstEdul1.1, whole genome shotgun sequence:
- the LOC125675445 gene encoding uncharacterized protein LOC125675445 isoform X1 — MIYMYIDNQTRSTQQNISIKNDLHAIFLPQSLAFQNCPSSILTVSYTTCPSTEEAWRAAAKRKNCPSIPQNCTSPENFKYHCVTNAFRNETIEVCAPSIFLLGFCPEYNFRGERIQDNYDADCKQFTKPCPSRFESWKSYQFPECTTTKSHEAGTHPEKAKQSTETIILFVCIGTIVFVVVGVLLVIRRGRKTKTLRFSIDNRPHASDPCQPSPDSEKEALNKSTYNGDA; from the exons atgatatacatgtacatcgatAATCAAACTCGCTCAACTCAGCAAAACATTAGCATTAAGAATGATTTACATGCAATATTTCTCCCCCAGTCACTAGCGTTCCAAAATTGTCCATCATCGATATTGACCGTTTCCTACACCACGTGTCCAAGTACGGAGGAGGCGTGGAGAGCGGCCGCCAAAAGGAAAAATTGCCCAAGCATCCCACAAAATTGTACTagtcctgaaaatttcaagtacCACTGTGTTACAAATGCCTTCAGGAATGAGACCATTGAAGTCTGCGCTCCTAGTATATTCCTGTTAG gATTTTGTCCGGAATACAACTTCCGGGGCGAACGAATACAAGACAACTATGACGCAGATTGCAAACAGTTCACCAAGCCTTGTCCTAGCAGATTCGAATCTTGGAAGTCCTACCAAT TTCCCGAATGCACAACAACGAAATCACATGAAGCAGGGACTCATCCCGAGAAAGCAAAGCAATC AACCGAGACCATAATCTTGTTTGTATGCATTGGAACCATTGTCTTCGTGGTCGTTGGCGTGTTATTAGTCATCAGACGTGgacgaaaaacaaaaacattacgCTTTAGTATCGACAATCGCCCTCATGCTTCT